The Coffea arabica cultivar ET-39 chromosome 6e, Coffea Arabica ET-39 HiFi, whole genome shotgun sequence genome contains the following window.
tttttccttataattacattagataatcttataattctataggaaagtaaattaaaactcattacacaagggcatttttgggtattcatttaaaaatttaaaaatttgaccaaatcaatattattttaagattttattactaaaactatTAAATTAAGGgagatatgtgtaattttttaaattttaagggAGTTCAGTGacattgttagaaacctcaggagGCTTCTGAAATTATCCTTATATAAAAAGGGTAAAGACTAAGGCTTAGAttgggagtttaggatagaaaagaaaagaagggaaaactcaaattatgagagaaaagaagagaaaagaaaagaaaggattatTATGTTGTTTGGAGTTTTGAGAATTAGTGGAATGATTTGGACATAGAAGTcattaaatatttgttcaagACCTTTTTAAGAACAAATAAACATTTTTTTGACAAGCTTTCTGAAAGTTTCTTTCCATTTTCGTCcaatttggaaggaaaagttttGGCTACTGTTCATTCGTCTTTCTGAATCctcccatttcttttcttttcttttctttcttactaaaaactaacaaacaaaaggaaaactaaactttctcttctttctctttcttttctgtccAAATCCTCAACTCCCAAATGAAGCCTaaagcagaaaagaaaagaaaaaaggagccTCGTGAGGACGCTTCAGAGACAAGGTGAAAGCTTAGAATGGTAAAACCATCTACTTGATGATATTTCAGCCTTTGTTTAGAGCCGGCTACGTGCACACCTTTTGTTTTCATGCCATCCAGATGATCCAAAACCCTTTTTTTCATGTGCAACTGGAGGCAGAACTTTTACGCCTTCACCTGCTAACTGCAAAGTAAGAAGAAAATGGTAAATCACAGGCTGATGTGAAAATATGCAATGATCATATGGTGCAGAAACTCATTTACAGTCCACTGATGCAAAGATAAATCATTTCCTACAATGTTTGAGTGCTGTTCAGTACGTTCATGGCTTCAAGACAAGACCTTGATAAGAAACCACTAGCCATCAGGCGTGTTTCCCTAAATACTAATCGATAGTTTGGTACCCTCTTCCATCTACCATTCGCACCCCAATTGAAGTCAAGTCGTGCCCTTTACCAAAATAAATGCAGTATTTAATTCAACTTCAACACACATCAGGTCTACGGAcagaaaagaaggaaacaaaagaTCAATGCAAGAATTACGTTAAAAGTTATGCAACTCTTGAATTACGTTAAAGTaagagaaagaaacaaaaatattatGCTATCTCAGGTCTACATAATTCCTCCCGTACCTGTAGTATTCGCTAAATTGCTGGGTTTTTCAGTGATTCACCCAATCCGCCAATCGCCTAACTTCAGCATCATCAGTCCTAGTTTGTTGACTAGATGAGTTTATATTTATCCTGCGTTTATTTTGCTTCTTTGAAACTGATGAGCCTTCAAACCATGTATTCAATTTTAATCATCATGCATCTAGGAGGAAAAGTcaggattttttctttttgggtagTGTTCAGCTAGATGGTATATAGTAAAAGTTACAGATTTCTACAAAGCACTGATAGCGTTCTAATATAAATCAATCTCACAATCTAATCCTAATTCTTAGTTGTCAACGGTTCTCAAATTCCCCATATAACCAAAAACAATTGCTGGAAATTCCAAAAGCCTGTGCCAGGGTTTGAAGATCCCCGTATGGCTTCTTCAGAACCCAAGAAAACCCAATTCGGTATTCATCACAATTGATTTAGAAGGCAAACATCCATTCCACAATAATCcaagggaagaagaaaagaaaacgatTCGGAAGCAATATATGGTCCTAAATAAGCAAAAGCTTGATCTCCATTTCACATACTAGACTTCAACATGTGATTCTTTATCAAGCTTGCAACATGCTGAGCAACCCATAATGAGCCAGCCTCTGTGCAAGAGAAAGTGTGAGAATGGCCCTGACGTTCAACCGCGAGAACAGCATCTGGGACTTGTTTGGATATCTGCGAGCAAAACTGTGATCAGCGGGTAGCACTATGATCCAGGGTCAAACAATAACCAAATCGTAAAAACTAGGTAGTAGGATAATAATATTACATTAATAGGATGTGTCACCATGATACAAGTAGAAGATATCACTGTAGACGAGGTCGTGACAAAGTGAGGTTTTAGTCCCATCATTTGAAACTTCTATTTCAATAAAATCCTTCCTAATCTAACTACTCCTTTCATCCGAATCAAGAGCTCCGCATATAAAGTGCAATACTATATGGAATATAATAGTCTTACAATAGAAAACAGTCTAAATTCGCTTGAGAGACAAAAATTGCTTTATGATTTGAATGGCAAGAGGACCAAAGGAAACTACTTCTAATGGGGATCCAACTGAACTCTCTCCCCAAGTTTGATGCAAATGCTACCAAATTATCCTGTAAAGCATGTCTCTCTATTGTTCTTATTCCAGAAACTGCCACCTCTATGTAATTGGTACACATTCTTGAACCTCTTCTCAGTCCTACTTCTAAACATGAATGCTCATGAATTTTTAATTCTCTAATGGTAACAATGCAACTATTCTTAGCTGGTTTTAGAGCTAGACAGGTCTATAAAGCTGCTTATCAGGTTAGTAATGATTAAAGTCACAGATTATTCCCAGAACATTACTATTCAAAAAGAAGTGAATGCCCTACCTCCTCGAAGAGATGCAAGGGACCCCAGTGATCATCAAAGCCAAACAGAAAGGCAATCTGACCTCTCTTTTCCCTTATGAAGTCCCAATCTGGAGTTTTGGAAAGCTGAAATAAAATGTCATCGTTTAGATAACAAATCCATATGATGATTGAGACAAAActtatattttgcttgcataGTCCTTTTCAAGAGGACTAAGCCCGTTCAAGATAAGCACCTTAAGAGTAGTGACAAACCGAAGACTGAAAGTTAAGGAACTATACATAAACAAACATTTCTTTTGGAATTAAGATAAGTAGTCAAACATGAGAATTAGGCCTTAGAGTATAATAACTTCAACCATTGATTTCTAGCACACAAGATTTTTTCTTGGAAAAGCATAAACAAAACCCACCATGGACTAATGAACCGCCTTATGTTTTCTTCTTAAGGACCAAGACGTTAGATGTGAAACAAACAAGTGGATAAGCAGCAATTTACCTCTTTGAATTCTGTCATGGCCATAAAGAGCACATTTCTCATAGAATGGTACTGCAAATTAATGAAGTTACCATCAGAAAATCAATTACAGGAGTCACCCAAATACACACATATTGCTAAGAACAACAAAAATTCAAAGTCTATGCTGTTTATTTACATAGTCTAGACGAAACCCAATGATCTGAAGCTAGCAATGCAAGAAACTCAAAACTAACGAAGACCAGACAACATAGTACACCGTGAGAATGCAGCtaagaaaacaaacaaaattgtaTTCAGCAGGGTTTACCATATTGTTCTACAATATTATCTTGCTCGATACTGCATGACTCCTAGTAAATAAATACATATTAAGATGCAATTGACAAATGAAACATCCGCATCCTAACTAGGCTCCCTCTAGATAGTGTCCTTTACCAGATTCCAGATACTAATGCCAAGATGGCAGTTATTTCATTGGCTCAACTCCTTTTAAAAGAGCTGTCATTCACTAGATCAGCTtggcaatatttcttttcaagaagTCTTAAGTTAGTTTTAGCTTATTTACCGAATAATTAACAAAAAGTTCTAGAATATGTAATTTGACAATAGAGTGATTATAATTACTCAGGGTTGGGTCAGTTATTAGAAGCTTTGCTCACAATCTTGAGCTAGATGCACAAGGACGCTTTACAACTTCCATTTACATGATACATGTGAAATGGCTAGATCGCTTAATTGTCTAACATCTCACCCAGTGCCCTGATACATAATTATTGAAAAATAGCTCCAGGTAGCAAATAAATGGTAATCATGACAACTACTATCCACTTATTTCTGTGATTCGGGTCTTCAAAAGCACCAACTTATCTGAGGCACTTGCATGCCAGGAAAACTCAAGTTTTTTAAAGCAAATAATTCAGACAGAGCAGAAGAATCAAACTCAAAACCATATAGCCTAAAGCCAAAGCCTTGGCCCTCTATTATACCATTTGAAGGTGTAAATTTATACCGATTCTAGGTCAACAGGAGGATTATGTAACTCATCCACACCCTTAACGGAAACTTAATGTAATAATtaaccaagaaacaaaaatgaaaaatattgcAATGAGAGCATAAAATAATGCTTGTTAAGAGCTATTGTTCCACAGGCACCATAATGTAATTAAAGCTTCATCCATCTTACCCAGCAAATGAATTAGCAAGGTACTTGGAGAAAAAGCAATAACATCTAAACTTGTTGTCCAAGAAAACTCAGTATTTGTTTAGCAGTTTTCAGTATGAAATTTTACCCCATAATATAAACCAACATAAGGAACAGTAATCTGGTAGTCTGAAGAAAAGGACTTCACCTGAAGCACATGAGTACATAATGCATCAACTGCAGAAGAGGACCACAGCTTTCCTAGAGTTTTTGTAACAAGAAATTTGGAGGTCCAAATTGGTACCATACCCGCAATTGAACTAAGTACAGCACATATAAGTGGAGACCTATATTCACAACCTTGAAGCATCAATACCTGAGGAAGTAAACTAGATTTCTTCCAAGCATAAAGGTATAAAGAGTACAGGGAAACACGTTATCATGGGTAATGTTAATTGTAATCAGGCACAAGAAGCATGCTGAATACATAACACGAGATGTGAGAAATGAGTGTAAGAAAGAAAGAGCTTACGCTGAGATTTTTCTAATCAAAGACTGTGTTGAAGATTTTGTATTTACAGCCAGAAATGGATATAGAAAGACGCAATATCTTACCTGCAGAACACAGAAGTATGCAACAGACCATGATTACAATCATATAAGAAAAAACTAAAGGCATGGACAGTATATTTCTAGATCTGCACATCACCTTGTCTGGGGATCTTTTAAACATTTCCATAGATATGTAGGCACCAATTGAGTGGCCGACCTTCAGAgggatgtcatgattcagaaaCTAAACGATCTAATAAATCTCcagaaaaactaaaataaacagGTTTCCATGCACTTGGTACATATATACACGCCAAACAAGCAATAATCTGCACTATAAGTGAAATGCAACCTCAATAACCTGCACTAAAGTGAAATGCAACCTCAATGACAGAGGGAAGCAATAAGCAAAAAAATCAAGTGTTAACAAATTGCAGGTGGTTCCTTGCCAAAAAAAAGAGTTCATGAATAACACAGCAAGTATATCAATACCCCTACCAGTACTATAGGGACTTCAAcgccttcaagctcttgttccACAAAATTCAACTGTCAAAAGTGAAGAACGAATCAAGAGAAGAAGGCAAAACGTTCAGTATATATCGTTTACGACGTGAAAATTTGTCTACAAAAATCACAACGATCTCATAGGTCACCTTATGTTCAATTTGTTCTTGTAAGGAGAACAACCTTCCATGCTCCCAGTTCtgaaaacaatcaaacaaatatTACCAGTTTAACAACAGCCACAAAACTCGTCAGTCGTCAGAATCAGATATGGCTGAAAAGGAACACAAGTAGAATCAGATACTATATGAGAGAGAGGGTAAGGAAACAAGATTAAGAAAAGCATGCGGGCTACATTGCTCCAAACGTTGACGCTGGTCTCAACATATTACTTACCTTTTCTGTGTGAGATACATGCGCAATAGCTGCTTCAGCGTCGATCACATTAACAATGCATATAATCAAAAGATAAGTTACATTTTGCTAAATCCAAGACCGATGAAAAAGCAGCTACAAATTAGGTAATGCATTAAGAGAGCAAGTAGCAGCATATCTTACCAGTCACACTTGCACCTCCTCCCAGCAACTCGTACAGAGACTCCAAAAAATCAGTGTAAAACGAAACAACACCTGCCAATCCCGTCAGCCATCAATCATCTCTCAAGGCTGCATTACATACAGCCCAACTCCTCGAGAAGGTATTGGGTGCTCAAATCTCAAGGCGTACCACATGGCACATAAGTACCAATGACAGCACCGCCAAGGAACGGTGGTGGGTCATCCTTCTATTACTAGAAGAGgggggaaaatgaaaaaaaaaaaaaggaaggaaggaaagaaaCTAACAGAATAATTACCTGGGTTTCCAGGAATGAACAGAACATGGAAGGCAGGATTTTGGGCATGAATCTCGAGCAAGTCGGTCTTATAACTAGCaaaacaaatttgaaaattatgaaTTACCATAATCCTTAAGTAGTAGCataatcaaaagaaattgacaTTTGGTAGGAATTGAGGAAGAGCTGCAATGACGCGGGAAgacagaaaaggaggaaacaaaagaaataaaactgcTAATATAATACACCCACCCTGCCACATTGCAGAGCCGGAAATTGGCACGGGTTTTTGTATCCATTAACTTGATGTTATCCCGACCCAACTGTGAATTTGTATACCTGGACAAGAATATCCTGCTGAAGAATGAATCAAGTGTCGTAGTGAGTTGAAATGAGGATCAGGAAGAATAACAGGTACTTGTGAACTTGAACCACTGAAACACCACCGTCCGAGTTTGTTTGTAGGTATTGAATTTTGCGGGTAAAAGTTCCAAAGTTTGATTTGAGTTGAGTACCTGGAGCGGACGCTAACAGTTGAAGGCAGAAATCGGGCAACAAGAGCTGGTAGGTGGAAGCCCCAAGCCATAGACGTCATATGGACCAAAGACCTTTGCCTTTGTTACGTCTCATCATTAAATTTCTTAGTTGGCAGTTGGGGGTCAAAACACCTAAGATATGAGTCGCAGGAAGGATCATGGTATTATTATTTGGGCCTTCGACTTGTTTTACTCCCAAACAAAAATCTTCTGTACATAGAGCCCATTGTTAGCAGACTTTCGGGCTCAATTGCTGCTAATCCAAGTCCAGGTTTTCCCCTTTAAGCTAGAGTCCCACTCTACACTATTTCCTTCGTTCGGCTAGAGCAATTACTGTATATGGTATTTGCATGCCCATCacgctttttcttttcttttgtggtGATTTTGCATATCATAGATTTTCTTTCATTccttctactttttctttttctggttcGTATTTTACtggaaaggagaaaaagaaatattttGAAAAGGAGAAGAGTAAAAGACCTGGGGAGCTCCTAAACTATTATCATTGTCTACTTTTGATCCCTTAtacaaattttattttcaattgATCTTTGAACAATTAAAACTACACACTTTAAGAACTTTCGATGACTTTAGGCATAAATTTGACTGGATTTAAAGGGCATTTTTATCCATTCATAATTGAACCTTCACGACCAATATCAGAAACCCTCAAAAGAGGTAACCCTTTAATTTTTTAAGCAGACTATTAgatttttctttacaaatttTTTAAGCACAGTGCTTCCACTATTGAAGCatggaaaaaggaaataagTAGTAAGTAATTCGCGTGTCTTCTAACCGTGAccataataataattaattaagatgATGTCAAC
Protein-coding sequences here:
- the LOC140009371 gene encoding uncharacterized protein isoform X1, whose product is MTSMAWGFHLPALVARFLPSTVSVRSSRIFLSRYTNSQLGRDNIKLMDTKTRANFRLCNVAGYKTDLLEIHAQNPAFHVLFIPGNPGVVSFYTDFLESLYELLGGGASVTAIAHVSHTEKNWEHGRLFSLQEQIEHKLNFVEQELEGVEVPIVLVGHSIGAYISMEMFKRSPDKVRYCVFLYPFLAVNTKSSTQSLIRKISASPLICAVLSSIAGMVPIWTSKFLVTKTLGKLWSSSAVDALCTHVLQYHSMRNVLFMAMTEFKELSKTPDWDFIREKRGQIAFLFGFDDHWGPLHLFEEISKQVPDAVLAVERQGHSHTFSCTEAGSLWVAQHVASLIKNHMLKSISR
- the LOC140009371 gene encoding uncharacterized protein isoform X3, coding for MTSMAWGFHLPALVARFLPSTVSVRSRYTNSQLGRDNIKLMDTKTRANFRLCNVAGYKTDLLEIHAQNPAFHVLFIPGNPGVVSFYTDFLESLYELLGGGASVTAIAHVSHTEKNWEHGRLFSLQEQIEHKLNFVEQELEGVEVPIVLVGHSIGAYISMEMFKRSPDKVRYCVFLYPFLAVNTKSSTQSLIRKISASPLICAVLSSIAGMVPIWTSKFLVTKTLGKLWSSSAVDALCTHVLQYHSMRNVLFMAMTEFKELSKTPDWDFIREKRGQIAFLFGFDDHWGPLHLFEEISKQVPDAVLAVERQGHSHTFSCTEAGSLWVAQHVASLIKNHMLKSISR
- the LOC140009371 gene encoding uncharacterized protein isoform X4, translating into MTSMAWGFHLPALVARFLPSTVSVRSSRIFLSSYKTDLLEIHAQNPAFHVLFIPGNPGVVSFYTDFLESLYELLGGGASVTAIAHVSHTEKNWEHGRLFSLQEQIEHKLNFVEQELEGVEVPIVLVGHSIGAYISMEMFKRSPDKVRYCVFLYPFLAVNTKSSTQSLIRKISASPLICAVLSSIAGMVPIWTSKFLVTKTLGKLWSSSAVDALCTHVLQYHSMRNVLFMAMTEFKELSKTPDWDFIREKRGQIAFLFGFDDHWGPLHLFEEISKQVPDAVLAVERQGHSHTFSCTEAGSLWVAQHVASLIKNHMLKSISR
- the LOC140009371 gene encoding uncharacterized protein isoform X2 — encoded protein: MTSMAWGFHLPALVARFLPSTVSVRSRIFLSRYTNSQLGRDNIKLMDTKTRANFRLCNVAGYKTDLLEIHAQNPAFHVLFIPGNPGVVSFYTDFLESLYELLGGGASVTAIAHVSHTEKNWEHGRLFSLQEQIEHKLNFVEQELEGVEVPIVLVGHSIGAYISMEMFKRSPDKVRYCVFLYPFLAVNTKSSTQSLIRKISASPLICAVLSSIAGMVPIWTSKFLVTKTLGKLWSSSAVDALCTHVLQYHSMRNVLFMAMTEFKELSKTPDWDFIREKRGQIAFLFGFDDHWGPLHLFEEISKQVPDAVLAVERQGHSHTFSCTEAGSLWVAQHVASLIKNHMLKSISR
- the LOC140009371 gene encoding uncharacterized protein isoform X5, which encodes MDTKTRANFRLCNVAGYKTDLLEIHAQNPAFHVLFIPGNPGVVSFYTDFLESLYELLGGGASVTAIAHVSHTEKNWEHGRLFSLQEQIEHKLNFVEQELEGVEVPIVLVGHSIGAYISMEMFKRSPDKVRYCVFLYPFLAVNTKSSTQSLIRKISASPLICAVLSSIAGMVPIWTSKFLVTKTLGKLWSSSAVDALCTHVLQYHSMRNVLFMAMTEFKELSKTPDWDFIREKRGQIAFLFGFDDHWGPLHLFEEISKQVPDAVLAVERQGHSHTFSCTEAGSLWVAQHVASLIKNHMLKSISR